The following proteins are co-located in the Sphingomonas donggukensis genome:
- a CDS encoding penicillin-binding protein 1A — MPETDTPDLRLRLQREPRSEPGRFARAWQRRWVRIVAYLAAIGLGGILILWILVSRDLPSVDKLRAYEPPLPTNVRGGDGTPIHSYARLRRVELSYPEYPPLLVKAFLAAEDRTFFEHHGVDYPGIASAILINLKSDKRPVGASTITQQVAKNLLVGNQVSYIRKAREAVLAYKIEDALTKQQILELYLNQIELGRNAAGVEAASHAYFDKELDELSLAQLAYIAILPKGPSNYSPERNYDRAIKRRNFVLSEMLRNDFITQAQYQGAITQPLGTVARRAPKMERNAGYFVEEVRRQLLDRFGETDKAGPYSVYSGGLWVRTSFDPRLQGYAQDALREGLLRYDGGRGWSGPIRHLDDITPDRWLQPLLDTNIGLDYSNWRAGIVIAKDGDTATLGFADGTTGPLPRYAAQMPVRGVGGTAFPALKVGDILAVAENGNSYALRSIPRVSGAFVVEEPSTGRVLAMQGGFDSRLGSFNRATQAMRQPGSTIKPIVYSAALGTGMTPASIVVDGPFCVYQGARLGNKCFRNFGNMRAAGPHTMRWGIEQSRNLMTVRTAATVGMPNVVDYIQRLGVSSTKLPPYLSYALGAGETTVSRMVNAYAMLVNHGRQMSPTLIDYVQDRRGKVIWPANWRACDRCNARDWDGQAMPRPTQRWRQAIDAMTAYQMVHITEGVIQRGTATVLRDLGRPIMGKTGTTTGPTDVWFVGGTPQMVGGLYIGFDSPRNLGGAVQGGTFAAPIFKSFAVKAFKDLPVLPFRAPPGIRMVRIDRASGRPVFGTFPTDSDPKAGVIWEAFKPASEPRRTRRGTEDALPKATATSAARPTERPRDSDFLQREGGIY, encoded by the coding sequence ATGCCAGAAACCGACACGCCTGACCTGCGGCTGCGCCTGCAGCGCGAGCCCCGCAGCGAACCGGGTCGATTCGCCCGCGCCTGGCAGAGGCGCTGGGTGCGGATCGTCGCCTATCTTGCCGCGATCGGCCTCGGCGGCATCCTGATCCTGTGGATCCTCGTGTCGCGCGACCTGCCCTCGGTCGACAAGCTGCGCGCCTACGAGCCGCCGCTGCCGACGAACGTCCGCGGCGGCGACGGCACGCCGATCCACAGCTATGCCCGGCTGCGCCGCGTCGAGCTGAGTTACCCCGAGTACCCGCCGCTGCTGGTGAAGGCGTTTCTGGCCGCCGAGGATCGCACCTTCTTCGAGCATCACGGCGTCGACTATCCGGGCATCGCGTCGGCCATCCTCATCAACCTGAAGAGCGACAAGCGCCCGGTCGGCGCGTCGACGATCACGCAGCAGGTCGCGAAGAACCTGCTCGTGGGCAATCAGGTCAGCTATATCCGCAAGGCGCGCGAGGCGGTGCTCGCCTACAAGATCGAGGATGCGCTGACCAAGCAGCAGATCTTGGAGCTGTACCTCAACCAGATCGAGCTGGGCCGGAATGCCGCGGGCGTCGAGGCCGCGTCCCACGCCTATTTCGACAAGGAGCTCGACGAACTGTCGCTGGCGCAGCTCGCCTATATCGCGATCCTGCCCAAGGGGCCGTCGAACTACAGCCCCGAGCGCAACTACGACCGCGCGATCAAGCGCCGCAATTTCGTGCTGAGCGAAATGCTGCGCAACGATTTCATCACCCAGGCGCAATATCAGGGCGCGATCACCCAGCCGCTCGGCACCGTAGCGCGGCGCGCGCCCAAGATGGAGCGCAACGCCGGCTATTTCGTCGAGGAAGTGCGCCGCCAGCTGCTCGACCGCTTCGGCGAAACCGACAAGGCGGGGCCGTACAGCGTCTATTCGGGCGGGCTGTGGGTGCGGACATCGTTCGATCCGCGGCTGCAGGGCTATGCGCAGGATGCCTTGCGCGAAGGGCTGCTGCGCTACGACGGCGGGCGCGGCTGGTCGGGGCCGATCCGGCACCTCGACGATATCACGCCCGACCGCTGGTTGCAGCCGCTGCTCGATACCAACATCGGCCTCGATTATTCGAACTGGCGCGCCGGCATCGTCATCGCCAAGGACGGCGATACCGCGACGCTGGGATTTGCCGATGGCACCACCGGGCCGCTGCCGCGCTATGCCGCGCAGATGCCGGTGCGCGGCGTCGGCGGCACCGCCTTCCCCGCGCTGAAGGTCGGCGACATCCTGGCGGTTGCGGAAAACGGCAACAGCTATGCGCTGCGCAGCATCCCGCGGGTGTCGGGCGCGTTCGTGGTCGAGGAACCCAGCACTGGGCGTGTGCTCGCCATGCAGGGCGGGTTCGACAGCCGGCTCGGCAGCTTCAACCGCGCGACGCAGGCGATGCGCCAGCCGGGATCGACCATCAAGCCGATCGTCTATTCCGCCGCGCTCGGCACCGGCATGACGCCGGCGTCGATCGTCGTCGATGGGCCGTTCTGCGTCTATCAGGGCGCGCGGCTCGGCAACAAATGCTTCCGCAACTTCGGCAACATGCGCGCAGCCGGCCCGCACACGATGCGCTGGGGCATCGAACAGTCGCGCAACCTGATGACGGTCCGGACCGCCGCCACCGTCGGGATGCCGAACGTCGTCGACTATATCCAGCGGCTGGGTGTCTCGTCCACAAAGCTGCCGCCCTACCTCTCCTATGCGCTGGGCGCGGGCGAGACGACGGTTTCGCGGATGGTCAACGCGTACGCGATGCTGGTCAACCACGGGCGCCAGATGAGCCCCACGCTGATCGACTATGTCCAGGATCGCCGCGGGAAAGTGATCTGGCCGGCGAACTGGCGCGCGTGCGACCGCTGCAACGCGCGCGACTGGGACGGCCAGGCAATGCCGCGTCCGACCCAACGCTGGCGCCAGGCGATCGACGCGATGACCGCCTACCAGATGGTCCACATCACCGAAGGCGTGATCCAGCGCGGCACCGCGACCGTGCTGCGCGATCTCGGCCGCCCGATCATGGGCAAGACCGGTACCACCACCGGCCCGACCGACGTGTGGTTCGTCGGCGGCACCCCGCAGATGGTCGGCGGCCTCTACATCGGGTTCGATTCGCCGCGCAATCTGGGCGGCGCGGTGCAGGGCGGCACGTTCGCCGCGCCGATCTTCAAGTCGTTCGCGGTCAAGGCATTCAAGGATCTGCCCGTTCTCCCCTTCCGCGCGCCGCCGGGCATCCGCATGGTCCGCATCGACCGCGCGAGCGGGCGCCCGGTGTTCGGCACATTCCCGACCGACAGCGATCCCAAGGCGGGCGTGATCTGGGAAGCGTTCAAGCCGGCGAGCGAGCCGCGCCGGACGCGCCGCGGGACCGAGGATGCGCTGCCCAAGGCGACCGCGACCAGCGCCGCCCGCCCGACCGAGCGCCCCCGCGACAGCGATTTCTTGCAGCGAGAGGGCGGAATCTACTAG
- a CDS encoding N-acetylmuramoyl-L-alanine amidase, producing the protein MDFGWTVATATRHSIRVFAALALIAGWLSGVPSWAGTIRGIHVSSNSITLTFDGRVADASSFVLNTPRRIAIDVAGATPGGHATTGEMVAGVRQAASAGGARIVLDLATPAIVTEGSFAADGRTLTLALSPVDDARFERAAAEGRMSFLPPFSYAATPVRQGYGVAVAVPAVARRLKLPHIDGPAGRPLVVIDAGHGGHDPGALSPDGSLQEKDLTLKVAQAIRDDLIASGRVRVALTRDDDRYLIHRERFEVARQLGAQLFISIHCDSAGNVDATGATAYTLSEIASDKEAARLAARENKADIIAGMNLGDAPADISSILIDLTQRETMNTSASFARLLGREAKPLMPTKAAFHRMASLLVLKAPDMPSILFETGYISNQRDADFLNSREGREKVAESVRRAVDVHFATRMAGRSGGSVETALR; encoded by the coding sequence ATGGATTTTGGCTGGACCGTCGCCACGGCGACGCGGCATAGCATCAGGGTGTTCGCCGCCCTTGCCCTCATCGCCGGCTGGCTGTCGGGCGTGCCGAGCTGGGCCGGCACGATCCGCGGCATTCACGTGTCATCGAACAGCATCACCCTGACGTTCGACGGTCGCGTCGCCGATGCGTCGAGCTTCGTGCTGAACACGCCGCGCCGCATCGCCATCGACGTCGCCGGGGCGACACCCGGCGGTCATGCGACCACCGGCGAAATGGTCGCCGGCGTCCGCCAGGCCGCGAGCGCCGGCGGCGCGCGCATCGTCCTCGACCTCGCCACGCCGGCGATCGTGACCGAGGGCAGCTTCGCCGCCGACGGCCGCACGCTGACGCTGGCGCTCAGCCCGGTCGACGATGCCCGCTTCGAGCGTGCCGCCGCCGAGGGGCGGATGAGCTTCCTGCCGCCCTTCAGCTACGCCGCGACGCCGGTGCGCCAGGGCTACGGCGTCGCGGTGGCGGTGCCCGCGGTCGCGCGCCGGCTGAAGCTGCCGCACATCGACGGCCCGGCCGGTCGCCCGCTGGTGGTGATCGACGCCGGCCACGGCGGGCACGACCCCGGCGCGCTGTCGCCGGACGGGTCGCTGCAGGAAAAGGATCTGACGCTGAAGGTCGCGCAGGCGATCCGCGACGACCTGATCGCGTCGGGCCGGGTGCGCGTGGCGCTGACCCGCGACGACGACCGCTATCTGATCCACCGCGAGCGGTTCGAGGTCGCGCGGCAGCTGGGCGCGCAGCTGTTCATCTCGATCCACTGCGACAGCGCGGGCAATGTCGATGCGACCGGCGCCACCGCCTATACCCTGTCCGAGATCGCGTCCGACAAGGAAGCGGCGCGCCTTGCCGCGCGCGAGAACAAGGCCGACATCATCGCCGGCATGAACCTGGGCGATGCGCCCGCCGACATCTCGTCGATCCTGATCGACCTGACGCAGCGCGAGACGATGAACACGTCGGCCAGCTTCGCGCGGCTGCTGGGGCGCGAGGCCAAGCCGCTGATGCCGACCAAGGCGGCGTTCCACCGCATGGCGTCGTTGTTGGTGCTGAAGGCGCCCGACATGCCCTCGATCCTGTTCGAAACCGGCTATATCTCGAATCAGCGCGACGCCGACTTCCTGAATTCGCGCGAGGGCCGCGAGAAGGTCGCCGAAAGCGTGCGGCGGGCCGTGGACGTCCATTTCGCGACGCGCATGGCCGGGCGCAGCGGCGGGAGCGTCGAGACGGCGCTTCGGTAA